One Fuerstiella marisgermanici DNA window includes the following coding sequences:
- the ndk gene encoding nucleoside-diphosphate kinase translates to MASERTLILVKPDGVQRKLIGTIVSRIENKGLNIIALKMLNVTAELSKQHYAEHVEKPFYPDLESFITSAPVVAMIVEGPEAVSVMRMLIGATNGREAAPGTIRGDYGSSRQMNMIHGSDSVDSAKREIGIYFTDNEICSYGVALGDWVCAADEL, encoded by the coding sequence ATGGCCTCCGAACGTACTCTTATTCTTGTTAAACCTGACGGCGTGCAGCGAAAGCTGATTGGCACCATTGTTTCTCGCATTGAGAACAAAGGGCTGAACATCATCGCCCTGAAAATGCTGAACGTGACTGCGGAACTCAGCAAGCAGCACTACGCTGAGCATGTTGAAAAACCGTTTTATCCTGATCTGGAGAGCTTCATCACGTCCGCGCCTGTCGTGGCGATGATTGTCGAAGGTCCGGAGGCAGTTTCAGTGATGCGAATGTTGATCGGGGCCACCAACGGTCGCGAAGCAGCGCCGGGGACCATTCGAGGCGACTACGGCAGCAGCCGTCAGATGAACATGATTCACGGCAGCGACAGTGTCGATTCTGCGAAGCGAGAGATCGGAATCTACTTCACCGACAACGAAATCTGCAGCTACGGTGTGGCGCTGGGTGACTGGGTCTGTGCGGCGGACGAGCTATAA
- a CDS encoding DUF2293 domain-containing protein, with amino-acid sequence MKPKSLDVSPGIRERTVIFSGGRIEEVPADWELLPPGDAGLTRRVKAAGPSWTVKEQKGRKTFSRGVYADASTIARIREELDAERSTDAYTKRRAADAKRREKKQDEYVDTFRDAVLHFLNFAPRYHDIADKMATAITEHATPVGSGTVARTQRIPVEQRAESAVIAWMRHQTTAYDHMKIPRERGKRREVRRMLAQQSRQVLNAYRSGEDVGLGCPLQKAIM; translated from the coding sequence ATGAAACCGAAATCTCTCGACGTTTCACCCGGCATTCGCGAACGCACGGTTATCTTCTCCGGTGGCCGCATTGAAGAAGTCCCCGCCGATTGGGAACTGCTACCGCCCGGTGATGCGGGACTCACGCGACGCGTCAAAGCGGCCGGTCCGTCCTGGACGGTCAAAGAGCAGAAGGGCCGCAAGACGTTTTCGCGGGGTGTCTATGCAGACGCCTCCACGATTGCTCGCATCCGCGAGGAACTGGACGCCGAACGGTCGACGGACGCGTACACAAAACGGCGAGCGGCCGATGCGAAACGCCGTGAGAAGAAGCAGGACGAATACGTCGACACATTTCGCGACGCTGTGCTGCACTTTCTTAACTTCGCTCCTCGCTACCACGACATCGCCGACAAAATGGCCACGGCGATCACCGAACACGCCACTCCCGTCGGCAGCGGCACAGTCGCGAGAACTCAGCGAATCCCCGTTGAACAGCGAGCTGAATCAGCCGTGATTGCCTGGATGAGGCACCAGACGACAGCCTACGATCACATGAAGATCCCGCGAGAACGTGGCAAGCGACGCGAAGTCCGCCGCATGCTGGCTCAGCAATCACGGCAGGTACTCAACGCATATCGCAGCGGGGAGGACGTTGGTCTTGGCTGTCCCCTGCAAAAAGCCATCATGTGA
- the sucD gene encoding succinate--CoA ligase subunit alpha encodes MSILVTKETKVICQGITGTSGLFHSQKCREYAQECQPGVDVFVGGVTPGKGGSEVDGFPVFNSVGEAKEKTGANTSMVFVPPPFCADAILEAADAGIDLIIAITEGIPVIDMIRVRNAMRGSKSRLVGPNCPGVITPGVAKIGIMPGYIHTPGSIGIISKSGTLTYEAAWQLGRVGLGQSTAVGIGGDPIAGTNYIDLLELFQNDPQTEGILMIGEIGGSAEQEASEYIKSNVTKPVAGFIAGQTAPPGKRMGHAGAIISGGGGTAAEKMAAMRDAGVVVSDSPAGMGDAMKQAMGK; translated from the coding sequence ATGAGCATCCTTGTCACCAAAGAAACCAAAGTTATCTGTCAGGGCATCACCGGCACCTCCGGGCTGTTTCACAGCCAGAAATGCCGTGAATACGCTCAGGAATGTCAACCCGGCGTTGATGTGTTTGTCGGCGGAGTGACTCCAGGCAAAGGCGGCAGCGAAGTTGATGGCTTCCCCGTTTTCAATTCGGTCGGCGAAGCCAAAGAAAAGACGGGCGCCAACACGTCCATGGTGTTCGTTCCACCTCCGTTTTGTGCGGACGCCATTCTGGAAGCTGCCGATGCAGGCATTGACCTGATCATCGCGATCACAGAAGGCATTCCAGTGATCGATATGATTCGCGTCCGCAACGCGATGAGGGGTTCGAAAAGCCGATTGGTCGGCCCGAACTGCCCGGGAGTGATTACTCCTGGCGTAGCAAAAATCGGCATCATGCCCGGCTACATTCACACGCCCGGTTCCATCGGCATCATCAGCAAGAGTGGCACGCTCACCTATGAAGCGGCATGGCAACTTGGTCGAGTCGGTCTGGGGCAGAGCACTGCCGTTGGTATTGGTGGCGACCCGATTGCCGGCACGAACTACATCGACCTGCTGGAGCTGTTCCAGAACGATCCTCAGACCGAAGGTATCCTGATGATCGGTGAAATCGGCGGCAGTGCGGAGCAGGAAGCGTCCGAATACATTAAGTCGAACGTCACCAAACCTGTCGCCGGATTCATCGCCGGTCAGACAGCCCCTCCCGGCAAACGCATGGGACACGCAGGAGCGATCATCAGCGGCGGTGGCGGCACAGCGGCCGAAAAAATGGCCGCCATGCGAGATGCCGGAGTTGTCGTTTCTGACAGCCCCGCTGGCATGGGCGATGCGATGAAACAGGCGATGGGTAAATAG
- the sucC gene encoding ADP-forming succinate--CoA ligase subunit beta → MKIHEYQAKSLLRKAGVAVPEGIVCKSADEVAAAYDKLGGEIAVVKSQIHAGGRGKGRFKEHPDQAGVVLVRSAAEAKENAARMLGSTLVTIQTGDEGKQVNTLFVEQGLKIARELYLGIVVDREVGGPVLIMSSEGGMEIEEVAHSSPEKILTEPFDLDAGLFPYQARKLAYQLGFDKTAVRSAEKFLPKLCKFFVDNDCSMTEINPLVLTEDGQLLALDAKVSFDDNAMFRHKDLLELRDLSEEDASEVRAGDAGLSYVNLDGDIGCLVNGAGLAMSTMDIIKLHGAEPANFLDVGGGANVDQVSEAFRIILSDDNVKAVLVNIFGGIMRCDVIVEALLEAYEKVGITVPLVVRLEGTNVDKAREMLDGCGRDIITATDLTDAARKVVASLSA, encoded by the coding sequence ATGAAGATCCACGAATACCAAGCCAAATCGCTCCTCAGAAAAGCTGGCGTGGCGGTGCCGGAAGGCATTGTCTGCAAGTCTGCCGATGAAGTTGCGGCGGCCTACGACAAGCTGGGCGGCGAAATTGCCGTCGTGAAGTCTCAAATTCACGCGGGCGGTCGAGGCAAGGGCCGATTCAAAGAGCATCCGGATCAGGCCGGCGTTGTGCTGGTCCGTTCTGCCGCCGAAGCCAAAGAAAACGCGGCTCGAATGCTCGGCAGCACGCTGGTCACCATCCAGACGGGCGACGAAGGCAAGCAGGTCAACACGCTGTTTGTCGAACAGGGCCTCAAGATTGCCAGAGAGTTGTACCTGGGAATCGTAGTCGATCGCGAAGTCGGCGGTCCCGTGCTGATCATGTCGTCGGAAGGCGGCATGGAAATCGAAGAAGTGGCTCACAGCAGCCCGGAAAAGATTCTTACCGAACCGTTCGACCTGGACGCTGGCCTGTTTCCATATCAGGCGCGTAAGCTGGCCTACCAGCTCGGTTTCGACAAAACCGCCGTCCGCAGTGCGGAAAAATTCCTGCCGAAGCTCTGCAAGTTCTTCGTCGACAACGACTGCAGCATGACGGAAATCAACCCGCTTGTGCTGACCGAAGACGGGCAGCTGCTGGCTCTGGACGCCAAAGTCAGCTTCGACGACAACGCGATGTTCCGTCACAAAGACCTGCTGGAACTACGCGACCTGTCCGAAGAAGACGCGTCGGAAGTTCGAGCGGGCGATGCAGGGCTAAGCTACGTCAACCTGGACGGCGACATCGGCTGCCTGGTGAATGGAGCCGGGCTGGCGATGAGCACCATGGACATCATCAAGCTGCACGGAGCGGAACCGGCCAACTTTCTGGACGTTGGGGGTGGGGCCAATGTGGATCAAGTGTCCGAAGCCTTCCGCATCATCCTGTCGGATGACAACGTCAAGGCTGTCCTGGTCAACATCTTTGGCGGCATTATGCGTTGCGACGTGATCGTCGAAGCATTGCTGGAAGCCTACGAAAAAGTGGGCATCACGGTACCGCTGGTCGTGCGATTGGAAGGCACCAACGTCGACAAAGCGCGAGAAATGCTGGACGGCTGTGGCCGAGACATCATCACCGCTACCGACCTGACGGACGCTGCCAGGAAGGTAGTCGCCTCGTTGTCGGCGTAG
- a CDS encoding response regulator transcription factor, with the protein MDSHSINRNEGHIIPSKGLFGHAPRPAELSAEQIEQWRTQINEVHHPMMVLNANFQPALLNEALRTQLSEPSPIDGTTEPTAFVWQTICDTAGHIAAEHAKNGSGDAIAEAFPLHQRCFVAVGCLLKNNSGQIQGAVLNLADLTTSKTRLNALFASPDSAQASTAVDDTTEDPAAEERKVAFEQWMTRREEACKKMARLSRRESQVVALVSDGLPNKSVAHELDISVKTIEKHRANATRKLGVGSTAEMVRLAVVAGNKSPLVDRPPTPPMQNPPTPFR; encoded by the coding sequence ATGGACTCACATTCCATCAACAGGAACGAAGGCCACATCATTCCGTCAAAGGGACTGTTTGGCCATGCACCAAGACCAGCAGAGCTTTCGGCCGAACAAATCGAACAGTGGCGAACGCAGATTAATGAGGTTCACCATCCGATGATGGTGCTGAATGCGAACTTCCAACCAGCGCTGCTAAACGAAGCGTTGCGAACTCAGTTGTCGGAGCCATCTCCGATTGATGGCACAACCGAACCGACGGCCTTTGTGTGGCAGACAATCTGTGACACAGCTGGCCACATCGCTGCCGAACACGCGAAAAACGGTTCTGGCGATGCAATCGCAGAAGCGTTTCCATTGCATCAACGATGCTTCGTAGCCGTCGGCTGCTTGCTGAAAAACAACTCGGGCCAGATACAGGGAGCAGTCCTGAATCTCGCGGACCTGACGACATCAAAAACCAGATTGAACGCATTGTTTGCTTCGCCGGATTCCGCACAAGCCAGCACGGCTGTCGACGACACAACTGAAGACCCAGCCGCAGAAGAGCGGAAAGTCGCTTTCGAACAGTGGATGACGCGTCGTGAAGAAGCGTGCAAAAAGATGGCGAGACTCTCCCGTCGCGAATCTCAAGTCGTTGCGTTGGTATCCGACGGGCTGCCGAATAAAAGCGTCGCTCATGAACTGGACATCAGCGTCAAGACCATCGAAAAACATCGCGCCAATGCCACTCGAAAACTTGGCGTGGGCAGCACTGCTGAGATGGTGCGACTCGCTGTAGTTGCCGGCAACAAGTCACCGCTGGTCGACCGTCCACCGACACCTCCGATGCAGAACCCACCAACGCCGTTTCGTTGA
- a CDS encoding adenylosuccinate synthase, which produces MPATSVIGLQWGDEAKGKIVDLLTEKHDIVIRYQGGNNAGHTVKFGGNTYKLSLLPTGILQDHVKSVIAPGVVISPPAILKELDTLQSGGIEYGDRMMISDRAHVICPWHLLEEAAFEASRGGEAIGTTMRGIGTCYREKVGRFHAIRMGDLIDKDSFAAKVKEIVPFKQKVLNALNPDGEQMNADQIIEDYSACADRLRPMVADSTAYLLDALEAGKKLLFEGAQGSLLDVDHGTFPYVTSSNSSGCGIHSGSGVPERAIENMIGVAKAYTTRVGGGPFPTELDNDIGQKIRDAGNEYGTVTGRPRRCGWLDTVATRYSARISGVDSVVIALLDVLSGFDELFICEAYDINGTITRDMPSRCEDLAAAKPVLRRIDGWSEDITGIRNFGDLPQAAQEYVKAASELIGRQVSIVSVGPDREQTIRIA; this is translated from the coding sequence GTGCCGGCTACTTCAGTAATTGGACTCCAGTGGGGCGACGAAGCCAAAGGCAAAATCGTTGACCTGCTGACCGAAAAACACGATATCGTCATTCGCTATCAGGGCGGAAACAACGCTGGCCACACCGTCAAATTTGGTGGCAACACGTATAAGCTAAGCCTGCTTCCCACCGGCATTCTGCAGGACCACGTGAAGTCTGTGATTGCTCCGGGCGTCGTGATCAGCCCGCCCGCGATCCTGAAAGAACTGGACACGCTTCAAAGCGGCGGCATCGAATACGGCGATCGCATGATGATCAGCGATCGAGCTCACGTCATCTGCCCGTGGCACCTTCTGGAAGAAGCAGCCTTCGAAGCATCTCGCGGCGGCGAAGCCATCGGCACCACGATGCGTGGCATTGGCACCTGCTATCGCGAAAAGGTGGGCCGTTTTCATGCCATCCGCATGGGCGATTTGATTGACAAAGATTCCTTCGCTGCGAAGGTCAAAGAGATCGTGCCGTTCAAGCAGAAGGTGCTGAACGCGTTGAATCCGGACGGCGAGCAAATGAACGCCGACCAGATTATTGAAGATTACTCAGCGTGCGCAGACCGACTGCGTCCGATGGTGGCTGATTCCACCGCGTATCTTCTGGACGCATTGGAAGCTGGAAAGAAGCTGTTGTTTGAGGGAGCTCAGGGAAGCCTGCTGGACGTCGACCACGGAACGTTTCCGTACGTCACATCGTCCAACAGTTCGGGGTGTGGCATTCACAGCGGCAGTGGGGTTCCCGAACGAGCCATCGAAAACATGATCGGCGTGGCGAAGGCCTACACAACTCGAGTTGGCGGTGGCCCGTTCCCAACGGAACTGGACAATGACATCGGCCAAAAGATTCGCGATGCTGGCAACGAATACGGCACCGTCACCGGTCGCCCGCGTCGCTGTGGCTGGCTGGATACCGTGGCCACTCGCTACAGCGCCCGGATTAGTGGCGTCGACAGTGTGGTCATCGCCCTGCTGGATGTGCTGAGCGGTTTTGATGAACTGTTTATCTGCGAAGCGTACGACATCAATGGCACCATCACGCGTGACATGCCGTCTCGCTGCGAAGATCTGGCGGCTGCCAAGCCGGTTTTGCGACGCATTGACGGGTGGTCCGAAGACATCACCGGCATCCGCAACTTTGGTGACCTTCCACAGGCCGCTCAGGAATACGTCAAAGCTGCCAGTGAGCTAATTGGTCGACAGGTTTCGATTGTCAGCGTCGGCCCCGACCGCGAACAGACGATCCGTATCGCTTAA
- a CDS encoding CehA/McbA family metallohydrolase: protein MKNVLPLSAFVLVLVAGTSSTGHAQVLTEANYDQLVPSGKEVDAIYGDYAIGNKSAKAVIAAPIATRNANMTVRSVGGCLLDLAVTEHESDQLSVFYPGRRKFPFAQISNKTGTVVVTSPGSDKRPKCEVTYRMNSNQPIMDITSTWTNTTNSDWTLALEDDIRADGGKEDMVKSPNGTHDLFYFHDIFWQQAYGVRADGFRIRTNSNSRESILTYQAEGGHAVIMKPGESFTLSRQMIVGKNQAEVMAIADELSGRPRCESVRLSIDDSSQTRVVGARMEIRSASGSRGTIVSDSTGFAETRLPPGEYTVKYIVDGVAVSEQPSLDLTVRANNSQTSLHNLPKLHRGQIAARITDGEGHPIPAKVEFKGNGDTPTPDWGPETAEHFVRNLAYTANGKFETALREGTYDVIVSHGPEHDAVFTKVVVEAGKTAELNASLKHSVQTPGWVSSDFHSHSSPSGDNTGSQKGRVLNLAAEHIEFAPCTEHNRVSTYEHHIADLGLKSFMATVSGMELTGSPLPLNHQNAFPMKYTPRTQDGGGPVTDGSPETQLERLALWDDRSEKLIQQNHPDMGWLFYDKDGDGTSDGGYSRSFPMMDVVEIHPIDHILKREQFDSRNGKAFNNNRMLNWLQLLNQGFRIYGVVNTDAHYNFHGSGWLRNWIQSSTDAPAKIDHKEMVHASEQGRLIMSNGPYLEATFAAGGKSCVSGQELTASDGKVEVRVRVQCPNWFDVDTVFLLVNGKVAEDFQFTRTDHADKFTDGVVKFDQTLNLTLKEDSHIVVVTGHQTEVLGDVMGPQGGAQHPAALTNPVFVDVDGNGFTPNKDTLEFPLPVKFKKP from the coding sequence GTGAAGAACGTCCTGCCGTTGTCCGCTTTCGTGCTAGTGCTGGTTGCCGGCACCTCGAGCACAGGTCACGCACAAGTCCTGACCGAAGCCAACTACGACCAGCTTGTGCCGAGCGGCAAGGAAGTCGATGCTATCTATGGCGACTATGCGATCGGCAACAAGTCAGCGAAGGCCGTAATTGCCGCGCCGATAGCAACTCGCAACGCCAATATGACGGTGCGAAGCGTAGGCGGCTGTCTGTTAGACCTGGCGGTCACGGAACACGAAAGCGATCAACTCAGCGTTTTCTATCCCGGTCGACGCAAGTTTCCGTTCGCGCAGATCTCAAATAAAACCGGAACGGTTGTGGTCACTTCGCCCGGTTCTGACAAGCGACCAAAATGTGAGGTGACGTATCGGATGAATTCGAATCAGCCGATTATGGACATCACGTCGACCTGGACCAATACGACAAACAGCGACTGGACGCTGGCTCTGGAGGACGACATTCGCGCCGATGGCGGTAAAGAGGACATGGTGAAGTCACCCAACGGAACTCACGACCTGTTCTACTTCCACGACATCTTCTGGCAACAGGCGTACGGTGTTCGAGCGGACGGTTTCCGCATTCGCACGAACAGCAATTCCCGAGAAAGTATCCTGACGTACCAGGCCGAGGGCGGTCACGCTGTGATTATGAAGCCGGGCGAATCGTTTACGCTCTCCCGCCAGATGATTGTCGGCAAAAACCAGGCCGAGGTCATGGCGATCGCGGATGAACTGTCAGGCCGCCCGCGGTGCGAAAGTGTGAGGCTGAGCATTGATGACTCAAGCCAGACACGGGTAGTCGGCGCGCGGATGGAAATTCGTTCCGCGTCCGGCTCGCGCGGGACGATCGTTTCGGACAGCACGGGGTTCGCAGAGACTCGACTACCTCCCGGCGAATACACGGTGAAATATATTGTGGACGGTGTCGCCGTGAGCGAACAGCCTTCGCTGGACCTGACCGTGAGGGCAAACAATTCACAGACAAGCCTGCACAACCTGCCGAAATTGCATCGCGGGCAAATCGCGGCCCGCATCACCGATGGCGAGGGTCACCCCATTCCCGCCAAAGTCGAATTTAAAGGCAACGGTGACACGCCGACGCCCGACTGGGGGCCGGAAACCGCAGAACACTTCGTTCGAAACCTGGCGTACACGGCTAACGGCAAGTTTGAAACCGCGCTGCGGGAAGGCACCTACGACGTCATCGTCAGCCACGGCCCCGAACACGACGCCGTATTCACCAAAGTTGTGGTCGAAGCCGGAAAGACGGCGGAATTGAACGCGTCGCTGAAGCATTCGGTGCAAACGCCCGGCTGGGTCAGCAGCGACTTTCATAGCCACAGTTCTCCATCCGGCGACAACACGGGCAGCCAGAAGGGACGCGTGCTGAACCTGGCGGCCGAACACATTGAGTTCGCTCCATGCACCGAACACAACCGCGTCAGCACGTACGAACATCACATCGCGGACCTTGGCCTGAAATCGTTCATGGCCACAGTGTCCGGCATGGAACTCACCGGCAGCCCCTTGCCACTGAATCACCAGAACGCGTTCCCGATGAAGTACACGCCGCGAACTCAGGACGGCGGCGGACCTGTGACCGATGGCAGCCCGGAAACGCAGTTAGAACGGCTTGCCTTGTGGGACGATCGCAGTGAGAAGCTTATTCAACAGAACCACCCGGACATGGGTTGGCTGTTCTACGACAAGGACGGCGACGGCACATCGGACGGCGGTTACTCGCGGTCGTTCCCAATGATGGATGTGGTGGAGATTCATCCGATCGACCACATCCTCAAGCGAGAGCAATTCGACTCTCGCAACGGCAAGGCGTTCAACAACAACCGCATGCTGAACTGGCTGCAGTTGCTGAACCAGGGCTTTCGCATTTACGGCGTTGTCAACACGGACGCTCACTACAACTTTCACGGCAGTGGTTGGCTGAGAAACTGGATTCAGAGCAGCACCGATGCTCCGGCAAAGATCGACCACAAAGAAATGGTGCATGCGTCGGAACAGGGACGACTGATCATGTCGAACGGACCATACCTGGAAGCCACCTTTGCTGCCGGTGGCAAGTCATGCGTCAGTGGTCAGGAATTGACGGCGAGCGACGGCAAAGTTGAGGTCCGGGTGCGAGTGCAGTGTCCGAATTGGTTTGACGTCGATACTGTGTTCCTGCTGGTCAACGGAAAAGTGGCCGAAGATTTCCAGTTCACTCGAACGGACCACGCGGACAAGTTCACAGACGGCGTGGTCAAGTTTGACCAAACTCTGAACCTAACGTTGAAGGAAGACAGCCACATTGTGGTCGTCACCGGTCATCAAACGGAAGTCCTGGGCGACGTGATGGGGCCACAAGGTGGTGCTCAGCATCCGGCGGCATTGACAAACCCAGTCTTTGTGGATGTCGATGGTAACGGCTTCACGCCGAACAAAGACACCCTGGAATTCCCGCTGCCGGTTAAGTTTAAGAAGCCGTGA
- a CDS encoding tRNA (cytidine(34)-2'-O)-methyltransferase — protein MPSSILNVVLYQPEIPQNTGNIGRTCVAIGAKLWLIRPLGYKLDDRYLKRAGMDYWQHLDWEAVDSWKEVQQRLPDSQVWYLTKTATRLVWEAEFSRGDILLFGSESRGLPSSILNELPPNKLKLPMTDLVRSLNLASTVNTVAYEAVRQFGGLS, from the coding sequence TTGCCATCCTCAATCCTGAACGTCGTACTCTACCAGCCCGAGATCCCTCAAAACACTGGCAACATCGGTCGCACATGCGTGGCCATTGGGGCGAAGTTGTGGTTGATTCGGCCGTTGGGTTACAAGCTGGATGACCGGTATCTAAAGCGAGCCGGGATGGACTATTGGCAGCATCTCGACTGGGAAGCCGTTGATAGCTGGAAGGAAGTGCAGCAGCGATTGCCTGATTCGCAGGTGTGGTATCTGACCAAAACGGCCACGCGATTGGTTTGGGAAGCGGAATTTTCGCGAGGCGACATCCTGCTTTTTGGCAGCGAATCACGCGGTCTGCCGTCCTCAATCCTAAACGAATTGCCGCCCAACAAACTCAAACTGCCAATGACAGACTTGGTGAGAAGCCTGAATCTGGCCAGCACCGTGAACACGGTGGCGTACGAAGCCGTGCGGCAGTTTGGAGGCTTGTCGTAG
- a CDS encoding HEAT repeat domain-containing protein, giving the protein MRRFSELLFIMLPLSLVGCRDASDTKSPTNGANAISTDNADWIDYYRVPDAQGRPFADTDIAAIVNDLKSGEWTVRLRAANAVPWRGGGDFGAALVPLVDALHSEHSELQVAAASAISNIAAGAIERNERIADFELALDPLMKIAQGPHSEECRRWAIMALGGAARNLGGNAIAQTIPVFKKTLRDPVDQIFRRSVEGLAGFGPAASTSIPDIIIQLDQGGYRAMMAATALQQIHSEPGLCVPALIRALKRLDAPQKRIADALAEFGSASKEAVEELIPLLSNGDGNVVIAAANALARIGADAAAEPLGHAYTNAKNRREVKVACLTALAMIGPSGEHVAVSAIQHERQFLVSNSGFSFPLPPKLLTILATAPKLERLDLNDSGFGDESLPSLSKMLQVRELLLPKSTTDHGLACVAELTQLQLLQIGNGVTDEGLNLIEKLQRLRRLKIDSPSVTDDGLKSLRSLANLLVLQLPKSVSGTGLKHLSASTQLQELVLPGATDRGLQSLSKFSALRKLTVHGRSVTDEGMAHFVGVKKLEDLSLRHTAISDSGVALIARHLPQLRKLNLNHCAITAACVPELCRLRELEFLGVYNTSLAGQRDVLNMSQTTAVQTLRRSLPQCEVMYAD; this is encoded by the coding sequence ATGCGCCGATTCTCTGAACTTCTGTTTATCATGCTGCCGCTGTCACTGGTTGGATGTCGCGATGCTTCAGATACGAAGTCGCCTACGAATGGCGCGAATGCAATTTCGACTGACAACGCAGACTGGATCGATTACTACCGCGTTCCGGATGCCCAGGGGCGGCCATTCGCCGACACTGATATCGCGGCCATTGTTAACGATTTGAAGAGTGGCGAATGGACGGTTCGCCTACGCGCGGCCAACGCCGTACCTTGGCGTGGAGGCGGCGATTTTGGAGCGGCGCTTGTGCCACTGGTGGATGCATTGCATTCGGAACACAGCGAATTGCAGGTCGCAGCAGCAAGTGCAATTAGCAATATTGCAGCAGGTGCGATTGAGCGTAACGAACGAATTGCCGACTTCGAGCTGGCCCTCGATCCCTTGATGAAAATTGCTCAGGGACCACATTCGGAAGAGTGCCGACGCTGGGCAATCATGGCGCTCGGCGGGGCCGCCAGGAATCTTGGGGGCAATGCTATTGCTCAAACGATTCCGGTCTTCAAGAAGACGCTTCGTGATCCGGTGGACCAGATCTTTCGGCGGTCCGTGGAAGGGTTAGCCGGTTTCGGCCCGGCGGCGAGTACGTCCATCCCGGACATCATCATTCAACTGGATCAAGGCGGCTATCGAGCGATGATGGCGGCGACTGCGTTGCAGCAGATTCACAGCGAACCGGGTCTGTGTGTTCCGGCGTTGATTCGAGCGTTGAAGCGACTTGATGCCCCTCAAAAAAGAATTGCGGATGCGCTGGCCGAATTCGGATCGGCATCGAAAGAAGCAGTGGAGGAGCTGATTCCCCTGCTGAGCAATGGCGACGGGAATGTCGTGATAGCGGCTGCAAACGCGCTGGCCCGCATAGGTGCTGATGCTGCTGCAGAGCCATTGGGGCACGCCTATACAAACGCAAAGAACCGTCGCGAGGTCAAAGTCGCGTGCCTGACGGCTCTCGCGATGATCGGGCCGTCCGGAGAACACGTGGCCGTTTCTGCCATTCAGCACGAACGGCAGTTCTTAGTTTCGAACAGCGGCTTTAGCTTTCCGTTGCCACCGAAGTTGTTGACGATCCTGGCGACAGCTCCGAAGCTGGAACGGCTGGATCTCAACGACTCCGGTTTCGGCGACGAAAGCCTTCCAAGCCTGTCGAAGATGTTGCAGGTTCGAGAACTATTGTTGCCGAAATCGACCACTGATCACGGACTGGCGTGCGTCGCTGAGTTGACTCAGCTTCAACTTCTGCAGATTGGCAACGGAGTTACCGATGAAGGCCTCAATTTGATTGAAAAACTGCAACGACTTAGGCGACTAAAAATCGATAGCCCGTCTGTGACGGACGACGGGTTAAAGTCGTTGCGCTCTCTTGCGAACCTGTTAGTGCTACAGCTTCCGAAAAGCGTTTCCGGAACAGGTCTGAAGCATCTGTCGGCTTCTACTCAACTGCAGGAACTTGTGCTGCCTGGTGCAACAGATCGCGGTCTGCAGTCGTTGTCCAAGTTCTCTGCACTTAGGAAACTGACTGTACATGGCCGGTCGGTAACCGATGAGGGAATGGCCCATTTCGTAGGCGTGAAGAAGCTGGAAGATCTTTCCTTACGCCATACGGCTATCTCCGATTCGGGTGTCGCGTTGATTGCCCGCCATCTTCCGCAGCTTCGAAAGCTGAATCTCAATCACTGCGCGATCACGGCGGCTTGTGTGCCGGAACTCTGCAGGTTGAGGGAACTCGAATTCCTCGGTGTCTACAACACATCACTGGCTGGCCAGCGCGACGTCCTGAATATGTCGCAAACAACTGCTGTTCAGACCCTCCGCAGGTCGCTCCCTCAATGCGAAGTTATGTATGCCGACTAG